One window of Methanosphaera cuniculi genomic DNA carries:
- the tfe gene encoding transcription factor E, translating to MARKKVQYTFDYDSKFLNEHNVKKLAYDLTHDSDNSEKILDCLFTAEVTDEQIAEATGIKLNFVRKILYKFYDVGMANYTRKKDPETQWFTYYWRFDSRKAAQILEKQYNHHNQEIKESLEYEENNMFFVCPNGCRYPFSEATDFQFVCPRCNETLEYKDNTDIINDLKKLESTYKINEE from the coding sequence ATGGCTAGAAAAAAAGTACAATATACCTTTGATTATGATTCCAAGTTCTTAAATGAACATAATGTTAAAAAATTAGCATATGATCTAACTCATGATTCAGATAATAGTGAGAAAATATTAGATTGTTTATTCACAGCAGAAGTAACAGATGAACAAATAGCAGAAGCTACCGGTATCAAATTAAACTTTGTGAGAAAAATCTTGTATAAATTCTATGATGTGGGAATGGCAAATTATACACGTAAAAAAGATCCTGAAACACAATGGTTTACATATTACTGGAGATTTGATTCAAGAAAAGCAGCACAAATACTTGAAAAACAATACAACCACCATAACCAGGAAATCAAAGAATCACTCGAATATGAAGAAAATAATATGTTCTTTGTATGTCCAAATGGATGTCGATATCCATTTAGTGAAGCAACAGATTTCCAATTTGTATGTCCAAGATGTAATGAAACTCTTGAATACAAAGATAATACAGATATAATAAATGATCTTAAAAAACTAGAATCAACATATAAAATAAATGAAGAATAA
- a CDS encoding HD domain-containing protein, with translation MKIENIDELIEDVYTQLNISDYIKDHSEAVYQRSKYITQHYDNIDEDLIKAGCKLHDVGRIVTSDIKHAYIGADLLRSIGIDEKICKITEKHIGAGITPDEAIENNLPDRNYIPETLEEKIVAHADNLVHGVTPVDLEFVIQKWTNKNMKKESIDRLIKLHNELIR, from the coding sequence ATGAAAATAGAAAATATTGATGAACTAATAGAAGATGTATACACACAACTTAACATATCAGACTACATAAAAGATCATTCAGAAGCTGTATATCAAAGATCAAAATATATCACACAACACTATGATAATATAGATGAAGATCTAATAAAAGCTGGATGTAAACTACATGATGTAGGACGAATAGTAACATCAGATATAAAACATGCATATATTGGAGCTGACCTTTTAAGATCAATAGGTATTGATGAGAAAATCTGTAAAATAACAGAAAAACATATAGGTGCTGGAATAACACCAGATGAAGCAATAGAAAATAACCTACCTGATCGTAATTATATACCCGAAACACTAGAAGAAAAAATTGTAGCACATGCAGATAATCTAGTTCATGGAGTAACACCTGTAGATCTTGAATTTGTAATACAAAAATGGACAAATAAAAACATGAAAAAAGAATCAATAGACAGACTAATAAAACTACACAATGAACTAATAAGATGA
- a CDS encoding TfuA-related McrA-glycine thioamidation protein: MHTIIYTGLSIPFNEAEKILPDATYLPPVKRGDILEILEKYDDIDIIGIIDGVFHQTPAVAHKEILKALKHDITVVGGASMGALRACELYPYGMIGVGNIFKDYKNEIIDSDDDVAVALDPDTLKPLSDSWINIKYNLEYATNDSIITHKQKDELLKIAKETYYPKRSFKYVIGKSNITNKDELLEYIKNKNFDIKYEDAKKTIEKIRKIKKY; the protein is encoded by the coding sequence ATGCATACAATAATCTACACAGGACTATCAATACCATTTAATGAAGCTGAAAAAATATTACCAGATGCCACATATCTTCCACCAGTAAAACGTGGAGATATACTTGAAATATTAGAAAAATATGATGATATTGACATAATAGGAATAATAGATGGAGTCTTTCATCAAACACCAGCAGTAGCACATAAAGAAATACTAAAAGCACTAAAACATGATATAACAGTAGTGGGAGGTGCTAGTATGGGAGCACTAAGAGCATGTGAATTATACCCATATGGAATGATTGGTGTTGGAAATATATTTAAAGATTATAAAAATGAGATAATAGACTCAGATGATGATGTAGCAGTAGCATTAGATCCTGATACTCTAAAACCTCTATCTGATTCATGGATAAACATAAAATACAACCTAGAATATGCAACAAATGACTCAATAATAACTCACAAACAAAAAGATGAACTACTAAAAATTGCAAAAGAAACTTATTATCCTAAACGATCATTTAAGTATGTAATTGGAAAATCAAACATAACAAATAAAGATGAACTTCTAGAATATATAAAAAATAAAAACTTTGACATAAAATATGAAGATGCAAAAAAAACAATAGAAAAAATAAGAAAAATAAAAAAATATTAA
- the larE gene encoding ATP-dependent sacrificial sulfur transferase LarE, which translates to MSEVISKYKALCDFLKDKKCILAFSGGSDSTLLAHVLSEVSPDSLLVTVDNNMFAHDFISYTQQKAKEFNLQHKIIEKDFLKKFSFKSNPKGRCYNCRKIMFGSIKKLPEFNEYDYFIEGTNVSDYLEDRPGVLINYEEKMISPLVECEISKDDVLTILEKLDITYSQNTTCLATRIKLNEEVTSEKLKRIDEAEEIAKQILPEMSDIRIRSHEDNAIIVVNEPFEIGNERLFQLKYALLDLGFKKVVLNLMRYHKGELNIKSDNEGNMIQHLPYNIDLHQTYKHMNNNEKLENDHLSLETQHIKYDDITISENGKISMPENTDFEDKLFKVITSIKRRKEI; encoded by the coding sequence ATGAGTGAAGTGATAAGCAAATATAAGGCATTATGTGACTTTCTAAAAGATAAAAAATGCATACTAGCATTTAGTGGAGGATCAGATAGTACACTACTTGCACATGTTCTATCTGAAGTAAGCCCTGATTCACTACTTGTAACTGTAGATAATAACATGTTTGCACATGATTTTATAAGCTACACACAACAAAAAGCCAAGGAATTTAATCTACAACATAAGATAATAGAAAAAGATTTTCTTAAAAAATTCTCATTTAAATCAAATCCAAAAGGACGATGCTATAACTGTCGTAAAATAATGTTTGGATCAATAAAAAAACTACCAGAATTTAATGAATATGACTACTTTATTGAAGGAACAAATGTATCAGACTACCTTGAAGATAGACCAGGAGTACTAATAAACTATGAAGAAAAGATGATAAGTCCACTTGTTGAATGTGAAATATCAAAAGATGATGTACTAACAATACTTGAAAAACTAGATATAACATATTCACAAAATACAACATGTCTTGCAACACGAATAAAACTAAATGAAGAAGTAACTTCTGAAAAACTTAAACGTATAGATGAAGCTGAGGAAATTGCAAAACAAATACTACCTGAAATGTCAGATATACGAATACGAAGTCATGAAGATAATGCAATAATAGTTGTAAATGAACCATTTGAAATAGGAAATGAACGATTATTCCAACTAAAATATGCATTACTTGATCTTGGATTTAAAAAAGTAGTTCTTAACCTAATGCGATATCATAAAGGTGAATTAAACATAAAATCTGATAACGAAGGAAATATGATACAACATCTTCCATATAATATTGATTTACATCAAACATATAAACATATGAATAACAATGAAAAACTAGAAAATGACCACCTATCACTTGAAACTCAACATATAAAATATGATGATATTACAATATCTGAAAATGGTAAAATAAGTATGCCTGAAAATACAGATTTTGAAGATAAATTATTTAAAGTAATTACGTCAATTAAAAGAAGAAAAGAAATATAA
- a CDS encoding CBS domain-containing protein yields the protein MEIKEIMTEDVQSGSVPGAIHGIYEKLRDTRLSGLPIVKKQTNELVGVITRTDLIKNPDEEQVAMVMTRNPITASPEEDIKSVVQKMINNNIRRIPITIDNELVGIVTSADIINKALWKTNNIEPIEKYMIRSVPTVWDKTPISVAYSISRYFNFKSIVTVNDEGKASGILTETDFIAESRVAQEQVVKSSSIGTEGDKWTWNSESVMYIIKNILKFSDKEARDVMNDKLITVTRKTSVKECANILRQYNIEQVPVLNMSHEPIGLVRSSDLMRAMIE from the coding sequence ATGGAAATTAAGGAAATAATGACAGAAGATGTTCAGTCAGGATCAGTTCCAGGGGCAATTCATGGAATTTATGAAAAACTAAGAGACACAAGACTATCAGGACTACCAATTGTAAAAAAACAAACAAATGAACTTGTAGGGGTAATAACAAGAACTGATCTTATAAAAAATCCTGATGAAGAACAAGTAGCAATGGTCATGACACGAAATCCAATAACAGCATCACCAGAAGAAGATATCAAATCAGTAGTACAAAAAATGATCAACAACAACATAAGACGTATACCAATTACAATAGATAATGAACTTGTAGGAATTGTAACATCAGCAGATATAATCAACAAAGCATTATGGAAGACAAATAACATAGAACCAATCGAAAAATACATGATTCGAAGTGTACCAACAGTATGGGATAAAACACCAATATCAGTTGCATACTCAATAAGCAGATACTTTAACTTCAAATCAATAGTAACAGTAAATGATGAAGGAAAAGCATCAGGAATACTAACAGAAACAGATTTCATCGCAGAAAGTCGTGTAGCACAAGAACAAGTAGTAAAAAGTAGTTCAATAGGAACTGAGGGCGATAAATGGACATGGAATAGTGAAAGTGTAATGTATATTATTAAAAATATACTTAAATTTTCAGATAAAGAAGCACGTGATGTTATGAATGACAAATTAATTACAGTAACACGTAAAACATCAGTAAAAGAATGTGCAAATATTCTAAGACAATATAACATAGAACAAGTACCAGTACTTAACATGTCACATGAACCTATTGGACTTGTAAGATCAAGTGATCTTATGCGTGCAATGATTGAATAA